A genomic segment from Streptomyces antibioticus encodes:
- the map gene encoding type I methionyl aminopeptidase translates to MVQIKSPEQIAKMRAAGLVVAAIHAATREAAVPGASTKDLDEVARKVLAEHGAKSNFLGYGGFPATICTSVNDVVVHGIPSDDVVLKDGDLISIDCGAIVDGWHGDAAFTAFVGSGHAPELVELSRVTEESMWAGIAAMKAGSRLVDVSRAIETYIRRQPKPGGGRYGIIEDYGGHGIGTEMHMDPHLLNYVDRRRGKGPKLVPGFCLAIEPMVSLGTPRTEVLQDDWTVITTDGTWSSHWEHSVALTEEGPLVLTAPDGGKAKLAEHGVTAAPDPLA, encoded by the coding sequence ATGGTGCAGATCAAGAGCCCCGAGCAGATCGCCAAGATGCGTGCGGCGGGGCTGGTCGTCGCAGCCATCCACGCGGCCACGCGTGAGGCGGCGGTGCCGGGGGCGAGCACGAAGGATCTCGACGAGGTCGCGCGCAAGGTGCTCGCGGAGCACGGCGCGAAGTCGAACTTCCTCGGGTACGGCGGCTTCCCGGCGACCATCTGCACCTCGGTCAACGACGTGGTGGTGCACGGCATCCCCTCCGACGACGTGGTCCTCAAGGACGGCGACCTCATCTCCATCGACTGCGGCGCGATCGTGGACGGCTGGCACGGCGACGCGGCGTTCACCGCGTTCGTGGGTTCCGGTCACGCCCCGGAGCTGGTCGAGCTGTCGCGGGTGACCGAGGAGTCGATGTGGGCCGGCATCGCGGCCATGAAGGCCGGCAGCCGGCTCGTCGACGTCTCGCGGGCCATCGAGACGTACATCCGTCGGCAGCCGAAGCCGGGCGGCGGCCGCTACGGCATCATCGAGGACTACGGCGGCCACGGCATCGGCACCGAGATGCACATGGACCCGCACCTGCTGAACTACGTCGACCGCCGCCGCGGCAAGGGCCCCAAGCTGGTCCCGGGCTTCTGCCTGGCCATCGAGCCGATGGTCTCGCTGGGCACCCCGCGCACGGAGGTCCTCCAGGACGACTGGACGGTCATCACGACGGACGGCACGTGGTCCTCCCACTGGGAACACTCCGTCGCGCTGACGGAGGAGGGCCCGCTGGTGTTGACGGCCCCGGACGGTGGCAAGGCGAAGCTCGCCGAGCATGGTGTGACCGCGGCCCCGGACCCGCTGGCCTGA
- the rplO gene encoding 50S ribosomal protein L15: MAENNPLKIHNLRPAPGAKTAKTRVGRGEASKGKTAGRGTKGTKARYQVPERFEGGQMPLHMRLPKLKGFKNPFKTEFQVVNLDKLAALYPEGGEVTVEGLVAKGAVRKNSLVKVLGQGEISVALQVTVDAVSGSAKEKITAAGGTVTELV; this comes from the coding sequence ATGGCGGAGAACAACCCGCTCAAGATCCACAACCTCCGTCCCGCCCCGGGCGCCAAGACCGCCAAGACCCGTGTGGGTCGTGGTGAGGCGTCGAAGGGTAAGACGGCCGGTCGTGGTACCAAGGGCACGAAGGCCCGCTACCAGGTTCCGGAGCGCTTCGAGGGCGGGCAGATGCCCCTCCACATGCGTCTTCCGAAGCTGAAGGGCTTCAAGAACCCGTTCAAGACCGAGTTCCAGGTCGTGAACCTCGACAAGCTGGCCGCGCTGTACCCGGAGGGTGGCGAGGTCACCGTCGAGGGTCTCGTCGCCAAGGGTGCCGTTCGCAAGAACAGCCTCGTCAAGGTCCTCGGCCAGGGCGAGATCTCCGTGGCGCTCCAGGTGACGGTCGACGCCGTCTCCGGCTCCGCCAAGGAGAAGATCACCGCCGCCGGCGGTACCGTCACCGAGCTCGTCTGA
- the truA gene encoding tRNA pseudouridine(38-40) synthase TruA, translating to MSDEVEPGFVRVRLDLSYDGTDFSGWAKQAGGRRTVQGEIEDALRTVTRSHGTTYELTVAGRTDAGVHARGQVAHVDLPEPLWREHHEKLLKRLAGRLPRDVRVWALREAPSGFNARFSAIWRRYAYRVTDNPGGVDPLLRNHVLWHDWPLDVDAMNEAAARLLGEHDFAAYCKKREGATTIRTLQELSLVKGDDGIITATVRADAFCHNMVRSLIGALLFVGDGHRGAEWPGKVLAAGVRDSAVHVVRPHGLTLEEVGYPADELLAARSREARNKRTLPGAGCC from the coding sequence GTGAGTGACGAAGTGGAGCCCGGGTTCGTCCGGGTGCGGCTGGACCTGTCCTACGACGGGACGGACTTCTCCGGGTGGGCCAAGCAGGCCGGGGGACGGCGGACCGTGCAGGGCGAGATCGAGGACGCGCTGCGGACCGTCACCCGGTCGCACGGGACGACGTACGAGCTGACCGTGGCCGGGCGGACGGACGCCGGGGTGCACGCGCGGGGGCAGGTCGCCCATGTCGATCTGCCGGAGCCGCTCTGGCGTGAGCATCACGAGAAGCTGCTGAAGCGGCTCGCGGGCCGGCTGCCCCGGGACGTGCGGGTGTGGGCCCTGCGGGAGGCGCCGAGCGGCTTCAACGCCCGCTTCTCGGCGATCTGGCGGCGCTACGCCTACCGTGTCACCGACAACCCGGGGGGTGTCGACCCGCTGCTGCGCAACCACGTCCTGTGGCACGACTGGCCGCTCGACGTGGACGCCATGAACGAGGCGGCCGCGCGGCTGCTCGGTGAGCACGACTTCGCCGCCTACTGCAAGAAGCGCGAGGGCGCGACGACCATCCGCACGCTCCAGGAGCTGAGCCTGGTCAAGGGCGACGACGGGATCATCACCGCGACCGTCCGGGCCGACGCCTTCTGCCACAACATGGTGCGCTCGCTGATCGGGGCGCTGCTGTTCGTGGGTGACGGCCACCGGGGCGCCGAGTGGCCGGGGAAGGTGCTGGCCGCGGGTGTGCGGGACTCGGCCGTCCATGTCGTACGGCCGCACGGGCTGACGCTGGAGGAGGTCGGCTACCCGGCCGACGAGCTGCTCGCCGCGCGCAGCAGGGAGGCGCGCAACAAGCGGACGCTGCCCGGGGCCGGCTGCTGCTGA
- a CDS encoding DNA-directed RNA polymerase subunit alpha, with product MLIAQRPSLTEEVVDEFRSRFVIEPLEPGFGYTLGNSLRRTLLSSIPGAAVTSIRIDGVLHEFTTVPGVKEDVTDLILNIKQLVVSSEHDEPVVMYLRKQGPGLVTAADIAPPAGVEVHNPDLVLATLNGKGKLEMELTVERGRGYVSAVQNKQVGQEIGRIPVDSIYSPVLKVTYKVEATRVEQRTDFDKLIVDVETKQAMRPRDAMASAGKTLVELFGLARELNIDAEGIDMGPSPTDAALAADLALPIEELELTVRSYNCLKREGIHSVGELVARSEADLLDIRNFGAKSIDEVKAKLAGMGLALKDSPPGFDPTAAADAFGADDDADAGFVETEQY from the coding sequence ATGCTGATCGCTCAGCGTCCCTCGTTGACCGAAGAGGTCGTCGACGAGTTCCGCTCCCGGTTCGTGATCGAGCCGCTGGAGCCGGGCTTCGGCTACACCCTCGGCAACTCCCTCCGCCGGACCCTCCTCTCCTCGATCCCGGGTGCGGCGGTCACGTCCATCCGTATCGACGGCGTGCTGCACGAGTTCACCACCGTGCCGGGCGTCAAGGAGGACGTCACCGACCTGATCCTCAACATCAAGCAGCTCGTCGTCTCCTCGGAGCACGACGAGCCGGTCGTGATGTACCTGCGCAAGCAGGGCCCGGGTCTGGTCACCGCCGCCGACATCGCGCCCCCGGCCGGTGTCGAGGTGCACAACCCCGACCTCGTCCTCGCCACGCTCAACGGCAAGGGCAAGCTGGAGATGGAGCTGACGGTCGAGCGCGGCCGCGGTTACGTCTCCGCCGTGCAGAACAAGCAGGTCGGTCAGGAGATCGGGCGCATCCCGGTCGACTCGATCTACTCGCCGGTTCTCAAGGTCACGTACAAGGTCGAGGCCACGCGTGTCGAGCAGCGCACCGACTTCGACAAGCTGATCGTCGACGTCGAGACCAAGCAGGCGATGCGTCCCCGTGACGCCATGGCCTCCGCCGGTAAGACGCTGGTCGAGCTGTTCGGTCTCGCCCGCGAGCTGAACATCGACGCCGAGGGCATCGACATGGGTCCGTCCCCGACGGACGCGGCCCTGGCGGCCGACCTCGCGCTGCCGATCGAGGAGCTGGAGCTCACCGTTCGGTCGTACAACTGCCTCAAGCGTGAGGGCATCCACTCCGTGGGTGAGCTGGTCGCCCGTTCCGAGGCGGACCTGCTCGACATCCGCAACTTCGGTGCGAAGTCGATCGACGAGGTCAAGGCCAAGCTCGCGGGTATGGGGCTTGCGCTGAAGGACTCGCCGCCCGGATTCGACCCGACCGCTGCCGCGGACGCCTTTGGTGCGGACGACGACGCGGATGCGGGTTTCGTGGAGACCGAGCAGTACTGA
- a CDS encoding alpha/beta hydrolase, with translation MSYGQGGPQSQWDPWKPNSQQPWTGDSDGLSPDWAALADASEKRSKRRRVALIGGGVLATLGIGTAVAMAVVSAGDDTAGRPSSSLPATADLPSASGTPSFAPTSAPPPLDPKDFVSSKAKDKAPISADLLFPGTQLTMGSNVYKKGPTADSTKCDTGVQGSLPKVLAANDCTRLLRVTYTKGDIAVTVGVAIFDTEAQALKVKSQSDSKSIVKALTGSGIKAFCNGPVCRSTTNSFGRYAYFTITGFTDGKNVTTKDTAVFTAGDDLADSAFQQIRRRGEAQASAAAAAG, from the coding sequence ATGAGCTATGGGCAGGGGGGACCTCAGTCCCAGTGGGATCCGTGGAAACCGAACTCCCAGCAGCCGTGGACCGGCGACAGTGACGGTTTGTCCCCGGACTGGGCGGCGCTGGCCGACGCCTCCGAGAAGCGCAGCAAACGCCGCCGGGTGGCCCTCATAGGCGGCGGCGTGCTCGCCACGCTCGGCATAGGCACGGCCGTCGCCATGGCCGTCGTCTCCGCCGGCGACGACACGGCCGGCCGGCCCTCGTCCTCGCTGCCCGCGACCGCCGACCTGCCGAGCGCCTCGGGCACGCCGTCCTTCGCGCCGACCAGCGCCCCGCCGCCGCTGGACCCGAAGGACTTCGTCTCCAGCAAGGCCAAGGACAAGGCCCCCATCAGCGCGGACCTCCTCTTCCCCGGCACGCAGCTCACCATGGGCTCCAACGTGTACAAGAAGGGTCCGACGGCCGACTCCACCAAGTGCGACACCGGCGTCCAGGGCTCCCTGCCCAAGGTGCTCGCGGCCAACGACTGCACCCGGCTGCTGCGGGTCACCTACACCAAGGGCGACATCGCGGTGACGGTCGGCGTGGCGATCTTCGACACCGAGGCGCAGGCGCTGAAGGTGAAGAGCCAGTCCGACAGCAAGAGCATCGTCAAGGCCCTCACCGGCAGCGGCATCAAGGCCTTCTGCAACGGCCCGGTCTGCCGCTCGACGACCAACTCCTTCGGCCGCTACGCCTACTTCACGATCACGGGCTTCACCGACGGCAAGAACGTGACCACGAAGGACACCGCGGTCTTCACCGCGGGCGACGACCTCGCCGACTCCGCCTTCCAGCAGATCCGCCGCCGCGGCGAGGCCCAGGCGTCGGCCGCGGCGGCGGCCGGCTGA
- the rpsK gene encoding 30S ribosomal protein S11, translating into MPPKGRQGAAKKVRRKEKKNVAHGQAHIKSTFNNTIVSITDPAGNVISWASAGHVGFKGSRKSTPFAAQMAAESAARRAQEHGMRKVDVFVKGPGAGRETAIRSLQATGLEVGSIQDVTPTPHNGCRPPKRRRV; encoded by the coding sequence ATGCCCCCCAAGGGTCGTCAGGGCGCTGCCAAGAAGGTGCGCCGCAAGGAAAAGAAGAACGTCGCGCACGGCCAGGCGCACATCAAGAGCACGTTCAACAACACGATCGTGTCCATCACGGACCCGGCCGGCAACGTGATCTCGTGGGCCTCCGCGGGCCACGTCGGCTTCAAGGGCTCCCGCAAGTCCACGCCGTTCGCCGCGCAGATGGCCGCCGAGTCGGCCGCCCGTCGCGCGCAGGAGCACGGCATGCGCAAGGTCGACGTGTTCGTCAAGGGCCCGGGCGCCGGTCGTGAGACCGCCATCCGTTCGCTCCAGGCGACGGGTCTCGAGGTCGGCTCCATCCAGGACGTCACCCCGACCCCGCACAACGGCTGCCGTCCGCCGAAGCGTCGCCGCGTCTGA
- the rpsM gene encoding 30S ribosomal protein S13: MARVSGVDIPRDKRVEVALTYVFGIGRTLSQETLAATGVDPNTRVRDLSEEQLVAIREYVDNNIKTEGDLRREIQADIRRKVEIGCYQGLRHRRGLPVRGQRTSTNARTRKGPRRAIAGKKKPGKK, from the coding sequence ATGGCACGCGTTTCCGGTGTTGACATCCCGCGCGACAAGCGCGTGGAGGTCGCCCTCACCTACGTGTTCGGCATCGGCCGGACCCTTTCCCAGGAGACGCTGGCTGCGACCGGCGTCGACCCCAACACCCGCGTCCGCGACCTCTCCGAGGAGCAGCTCGTCGCGATCCGCGAGTACGTGGACAACAACATCAAGACCGAGGGTGACCTCCGTCGCGAGATCCAGGCCGACATCCGCCGCAAGGTCGAGATCGGCTGCTACCAGGGTCTGCGTCACCGCCGTGGCCTGCCCGTCCGCGGTCAGCGCACCAGCACCAACGCCCGCACCCGCAAGGGCCCGCGTCGCGCCATCGCCGGCAAGAAGAAGCCGGGCAAGAAGTAG
- the infA gene encoding translation initiation factor IF-1 — protein sequence MAKKQGAIEIEGTVVESLPNAMFKVELQNGHQVLAHISGKMRMHYIRILPDDRVVVELSPYDLTRGRIVYRYK from the coding sequence GTGGCCAAGAAGCAAGGTGCCATCGAGATCGAGGGCACTGTCGTCGAGTCTCTGCCGAACGCCATGTTCAAGGTCGAGCTCCAGAACGGCCACCAGGTCCTGGCACACATCAGCGGCAAGATGCGTATGCACTACATCCGCATCCTCCCTGACGACCGGGTCGTGGTGGAGCTGTCTCCGTACGACCTGACGCGTGGCCGGATCGTCTACCGGTACAAGTAG
- the rplQ gene encoding 50S ribosomal protein L17 — MPKPTKGARLGGSAAHEKLLLANLAKALFEHGRITTTEAKARRLRPYAERLVTKAKKGDLHNRRQVLQVITDKSIVHTLFTEIGPRYENRPGGYTRITKIGNRRGDNAPMAVIELVEALTVAQQATGEAEAATKRAVKEAEEAKVEETKADDAAEAPAEESKDA; from the coding sequence ATGCCGAAGCCCACCAAGGGTGCCCGTCTGGGCGGCAGCGCCGCGCACGAGAAGCTGCTCCTCGCGAACCTCGCGAAGGCGCTCTTCGAGCACGGCCGCATCACCACCACCGAGGCGAAGGCCCGCCGCCTGCGCCCGTACGCCGAGCGTCTGGTCACCAAGGCGAAGAAGGGCGACCTTCACAACCGCCGTCAGGTGCTCCAGGTGATCACGGACAAGAGCATCGTGCACACGCTCTTCACCGAGATCGGCCCGCGCTACGAGAACCGCCCGGGTGGCTACACCCGTATCACCAAGATCGGTAACCGCCGTGGCGACAACGCGCCCATGGCCGTCATCGAGCTGGTCGAGGCGCTGACGGTGGCGCAGCAGGCGACCGGTGAGGCCGAGGCCGCGACGAAGCGCGCGGTCAAGGAGGCCGAGGAGGCCAAGGTCGAGGAGACCAAGGCCGACGACGCCGCCGAGGCTCCCGCCGAGGAGTCGAAGGACGCGTAA
- the rpsE gene encoding 30S ribosomal protein S5 produces MAGPQRRGGGAGGGERRDRKGRDGGAAAAEKTAYVERVVAINRVAKVVKGGRRFSFTALVVVGDGDGTVGVGYGKAKEVPAAIAKGVEEAKKHFFKVPRIQGTIPHPIQGEKAAGVVLLKPASPGTGVIAGGPVRAVLECAGVHDILSKSLGSDNAINIVHATVEALKGLQRPEEIAARRGLPLEDVAPAALLRARAGAGA; encoded by the coding sequence ATGGCTGGACCCCAGCGCCGCGGTGGCGGTGCCGGTGGCGGCGAGCGGCGGGACCGGAAGGGCCGTGACGGCGGCGCTGCTGCCGCCGAGAAGACCGCGTACGTTGAGCGCGTCGTCGCGATCAACCGTGTCGCCAAGGTTGTGAAGGGTGGTCGTCGCTTCAGCTTCACCGCGCTGGTCGTGGTGGGCGACGGTGACGGCACCGTGGGTGTCGGTTACGGCAAGGCCAAGGAGGTGCCGGCCGCGATCGCCAAGGGTGTTGAAGAGGCCAAGAAGCACTTCTTCAAGGTCCCGCGTATCCAGGGCACCATCCCGCACCCGATCCAGGGTGAGAAGGCTGCCGGCGTCGTGCTGCTCAAGCCCGCGTCCCCGGGTACCGGCGTCATCGCCGGTGGTCCGGTGCGCGCCGTGCTCGAGTGCGCCGGCGTGCACGACATCCTGTCGAAGTCCCTGGGCTCCGACAACGCGATCAACATCGTGCACGCGACCGTGGAGGCCCTGAAGGGCCTGCAGCGTCCCGAGGAGATCGCGGCCCGCCGCGGTCTGCCCCTCGAGGACGTCGCTCCCGCGGCCCTGCTTCGTGCGCGTGCCGGGGCTGGTGCGTAA
- the rpmJ gene encoding 50S ribosomal protein L36: MKVKPSVKKICDKCRVIRRHGRVMIICDNPRHKQRQG; encoded by the coding sequence ATGAAGGTCAAGCCGAGCGTCAAGAAGATCTGCGACAAGTGCAGGGTGATCCGCCGTCACGGTCGGGTCATGATCATTTGCGACAACCCGCGCCACAAGCAGCGCCAGGGCTGA
- the secY gene encoding preprotein translocase subunit SecY → MLTAFARAFKTPDLRKKLLFTLAIIVLYRIGTHIPIPGVDYTAVQACVDQASGNQGIFGLVNMFSGGALLQITIFALGIMPYITASIILQLLTVVIPRLEALKKEGQSGTAKITQYTRYLTVALAILQGTGLVATARSGALFSGCTVASQIVPDRAIFTTIVMVVTMTAGTAMVMWLGELITDRGIGNGMSILMFISIAATFPAALWAIKKQGTLAGGWIEFGTVILVGLVMVGLVVFVEQAQRRIPVQYAKRMIGRRAYGGTSTYIPLKVNQAGVIPVIFASSLLYIPALIVQFTGSKAGWSTWIQQNLASPSAPVHITFYFFLIVFFAFFYVAISFNPEEVADNMKKYGGFIPGIRAGRPTAEYLSYVLNRITWPGSLYLGLIALVPTMALAGFGADQNFPFGGTSILIIVGVGLETVKQIESQLQQRNYEGFLR, encoded by the coding sequence GTGCTCACCGCGTTCGCCCGGGCGTTCAAGACGCCCGACCTGCGCAAGAAGCTGCTCTTCACGCTTGCCATCATCGTGCTGTACCGGATCGGCACCCACATCCCGATCCCCGGCGTCGACTACACGGCCGTCCAGGCCTGCGTCGACCAGGCGAGCGGCAACCAGGGCATTTTCGGCCTGGTCAACATGTTCAGTGGCGGCGCACTGCTCCAGATCACGATCTTCGCGCTCGGCATCATGCCGTACATCACGGCGAGCATCATCCTGCAACTGCTGACCGTGGTGATCCCGCGCCTGGAAGCCCTGAAGAAGGAGGGGCAGTCCGGCACGGCGAAGATCACGCAGTACACGCGTTATCTGACGGTGGCGCTGGCCATCCTCCAGGGCACCGGCCTGGTGGCCACCGCGCGCAGCGGCGCCCTGTTCTCCGGCTGCACGGTCGCGAGCCAGATCGTCCCGGACCGCGCGATCTTCACCACGATCGTCATGGTCGTCACCATGACCGCGGGTACGGCGATGGTCATGTGGCTCGGTGAGCTGATCACCGACCGCGGCATCGGCAACGGCATGTCGATCCTGATGTTCATCTCGATCGCCGCGACCTTCCCGGCCGCGCTGTGGGCCATCAAGAAGCAGGGCACCCTGGCGGGCGGCTGGATCGAGTTCGGCACGGTCATCCTGGTCGGCCTGGTGATGGTCGGACTCGTGGTCTTCGTCGAGCAGGCCCAGCGCCGCATCCCCGTGCAGTACGCGAAGCGGATGATCGGCCGCCGGGCCTACGGCGGTACGTCGACCTACATTCCGCTCAAGGTCAACCAGGCCGGTGTGATTCCGGTCATCTTCGCGTCGTCGCTGCTCTACATTCCCGCGCTGATCGTCCAGTTCACCGGATCCAAGGCCGGATGGTCGACGTGGATCCAGCAGAACCTGGCCAGCCCTTCGGCGCCGGTGCACATCACTTTCTACTTCTTCCTGATCGTGTTCTTCGCGTTCTTCTACGTGGCCATCTCGTTCAACCCCGAGGAAGTCGCGGACAACATGAAGAAGTATGGTGGCTTCATCCCGGGCATCCGGGCTGGCCGACCGACCGCTGAGTACCTGAGCTACGTACTCAACCGGATCACCTGGCCGGGTTCGCTGTACTTGGGCCTGATCGCTCTCGTGCCGACGATGGCGTTGGCTGGTTTCGGGGCAGACCAGAACTTCCCGTTCGGCGGTACCAGCATCCTGATCATCGTGGGTGTCGGTCTCGAGACGGTGAAGCAGATCGAGAGCCAGCTCCAGCAGCGCAATTACGAAGGGTTCCTCCGCTGA
- the rpmD gene encoding 50S ribosomal protein L30, translating to MAQLKITQTKSYIGSKQNHRDTLRSLGLKRLNDVVVKEDRPEFRGMVHTVRHLVTVEEVD from the coding sequence ATGGCTCAGCTCAAGATCACGCAGACGAAGTCGTACATCGGCAGCAAGCAGAACCACCGTGACACCCTGCGTTCGCTCGGGCTCAAGCGCCTGAACGACGTGGTCGTCAAGGAGGACCGCCCCGAGTTCCGCGGCATGGTGCACACCGTCCGCCACCTCGTGACGGTCGAGGAGGTCGACTGA
- a CDS encoding adenylate kinase, whose translation MRIVLVGPPGAGKGTQATRLAETLRVPHISTGDLFRANISQQTELGKLAKSYMDKGELVPDEVTIAMAKDRMEQPDAERGFLLDGFPRNVSQAEALDELLTTEAIKLDAVLDLEAPEEEVVKRIAGRRICRNDSSHVFHVSYKKPAQEGVCDVCGGELYQRDDDSEETVRTRLEVYHTQTEPIIDYYKAQGLVVTIDSMGPVEEVTGRALAALKREGDDR comes from the coding sequence ATGAGAATCGTCCTCGTCGGGCCGCCTGGTGCCGGAAAGGGCACACAGGCGACTCGCCTCGCCGAGACGCTGCGTGTTCCTCACATCTCCACGGGCGACCTGTTCCGCGCCAACATCAGCCAGCAGACGGAGCTCGGCAAGCTCGCGAAGTCCTACATGGACAAGGGCGAACTGGTGCCGGACGAGGTCACCATCGCCATGGCCAAGGACCGCATGGAGCAGCCGGACGCCGAGCGCGGTTTTCTGCTCGACGGCTTCCCGCGCAATGTGTCGCAGGCGGAGGCGCTGGACGAGCTGCTCACCACCGAGGCCATCAAGCTGGACGCGGTGCTCGACCTGGAGGCCCCCGAGGAGGAGGTCGTCAAGCGGATCGCCGGCCGGCGCATCTGCCGCAACGACTCCTCCCATGTCTTCCACGTGTCGTACAAGAAGCCGGCGCAGGAAGGCGTCTGTGACGTCTGCGGCGGCGAGCTGTACCAGCGGGACGACGACTCCGAGGAGACCGTGCGCACCCGGCTGGAGGTCTACCACACGCAGACCGAGCCGATCATCGACTACTACAAGGCCCAGGGCCTGGTCGTGACGATCGATTCCATGGGTCCCGTGGAAGAGGTCACCGGCCGTGCGCTGGCCGCGTTGAAGCGCGAGGGCGACGACCGCTAG